In Buchnera aphidicola (Aphis aurantii), one DNA window encodes the following:
- the folC gene encoding bifunctional tetrahydrofolate synthase/dihydrofolate synthase: protein MYKKNFSFSMWIKYLERFKKKNKTNLTEIKNIAKKLNLLNFKSFFFTIGGTNGKGTTCAMLERLLLDSGYQVGLYTSPHLFDFVERVKINGIYLTEMQYVSAFLNIDSITLNYSLSYFEFVTLSALFLFKQYSLDVIILEVGLGGRLDATNIIDSDVSIITNIGIDHTSILGSNRLSIAREKAGIFRENKIAVIGDKDIPNSIYEIANKTKTILKIINKDWSWKKDSYTWSFIHSAIKLYNLPIPKIPLSNAAIALSALFYSNLKINTKILKSSISKVKLDGRFQILSYFPYIILDVAHNSHASLYLSKKINEIDIQGNIYSIFGVLKDKDISSIIAPLKEKVDYWYSAILPTDRSASIHQLENHLPIQNTFFFNNVDDAWNHLRKILTKNDMVLVFGSFMTVSEFISIKNKEIE, encoded by the coding sequence ATGTATAAAAAAAATTTTTCTTTTTCTATGTGGATTAAATATTTAGAGCGATTTAAAAAAAAAAATAAAACAAATTTAACAGAAATTAAAAATATTGCAAAAAAATTAAATTTATTAAATTTTAAGTCTTTTTTTTTTACTATAGGAGGGACAAACGGAAAAGGAACAACATGTGCTATGTTAGAAAGATTATTATTAGATTCTGGTTACCAAGTTGGTTTATATACTTCTCCGCATCTTTTTGATTTCGTAGAGCGCGTAAAAATTAATGGAATATATTTAACTGAAATGCAATATGTTTCTGCTTTTCTTAATATAGATTCTATAACATTGAATTATTCTTTAAGTTATTTTGAATTTGTTACTCTTTCAGCTTTGTTTTTGTTTAAACAATATTCACTGGATGTCATAATATTAGAAGTTGGTTTAGGGGGAAGGTTAGATGCGACAAATATTATAGATTCAGATGTGTCTATAATTACAAATATCGGTATTGATCATACTTCAATTTTGGGCTCAAATAGATTGAGTATAGCTCGTGAAAAAGCAGGTATTTTTAGAGAAAATAAAATAGCTGTTATTGGCGATAAAGATATTCCAAATTCTATATATGAAATAGCAAATAAAACTAAAACAATATTAAAAATAATTAATAAAGATTGGAGTTGGAAAAAAGATAGTTATACTTGGAGTTTCATACATTCTGCAATAAAGTTATATAATCTACCGATACCTAAAATACCATTATCAAACGCCGCCATTGCTTTATCAGCATTATTTTATTCTAACCTTAAAATTAATACAAAAATTTTAAAAAGTTCAATATCCAAAGTGAAATTAGATGGTAGATTTCAAATTCTTTCTTATTTTCCTTATATTATTCTTGATGTTGCTCATAATTCTCATGCTTCTTTATATCTTTCTAAAAAAATTAATGAAATAGATATACAAGGAAATATATATTCAATATTTGGTGTATTGAAAGATAAAGATATTTCATCAATTATTGCGCCATTAAAAGAAAAAGTCGATTATTGGTATAGCGCGATTTTACCTACAGATCGTAGTGCGAGTATACATCAGTTAGAAAATCATTTACCTATTCAGAATACGTTTTTTTTTAATAATGTTGATGATGCTTGGAATCATTTAAGAAAAATACTTACTAAAAATGATATGGTATTAGTTTTTGGTTCTTTTATGACTGTTTCAGAATTTATTTCGATAAAAAATAAAGAAATTGAATAA
- a CDS encoding CvpA family protein, whose translation MILIDSCIFIIILFSTVLGMFKGFFKELISTIFWFFFIYFFIHYKYFSFFYSDIFLQNKNYLIILIIIIFFFIIKILLNFIFNKIIKQFKLLYINIIFGGVFGFARGIILVFFILFAISKYNNSICLDLLEKSFFIHLFFNIFNNNFKYFSED comes from the coding sequence ATGATTTTAATAGATTCTTGTATTTTTATTATTATTCTCTTTTCTACTGTATTAGGAATGTTTAAAGGTTTTTTCAAGGAATTAATATCAACTATATTTTGGTTTTTTTTTATTTATTTTTTTATTCATTATAAATATTTTAGTTTTTTTTATTCTGATATTTTTTTACAAAATAAAAATTATTTAATAATTTTAATCATTATTATTTTTTTTTTCATAATTAAAATTTTATTAAATTTTATTTTTAATAAAATTATTAAACAATTTAAATTATTATATATTAATATTATTTTTGGAGGTGTTTTTGGTTTTGCTCGTGGAATAATATTAGTATTTTTTATTTTATTTGCAATTAGTAAATATAATAATAGTATTTGTTTAGATTTATTAGAAAAATCTTTTTTCATTCATTTATTTTTTAATATTTTTAATAATAATTTTAAATATTTTTCTGAAGACTAA
- a CDS encoding ribose-phosphate pyrophosphokinase translates to MSDMKLFAGNSIPKLAKFIAHRLYINLGNASVGRFSDGEISVQINENVRGSDVFIIQSTCFPTNDNIMELVVMIDAFRRASAGRITAVIPYFGYSRQDRRVRSARVPITAKVVADFLSSIGVDRVLTVDLHAEQIQGFFDVPVDNVFGSLILLEDMLQRELKNPIVVSPDIGGVVRARAIAKLLYDTDMAIIDKRRPHPNISQVMNIIGDVANRDCILVDDMIDTGGTLCKAAEALKERGAKRVFAYATHPIFSGKASENLKNSVIDEVVVCDTIPLPENIRLLPNVRTLTLAGMLAEAIRRISNEESISAMFEH, encoded by the coding sequence ATGTCAGATATGAAATTATTTGCTGGAAATTCTATTCCAAAACTAGCAAAATTTATTGCCCATCGACTTTATATAAATTTAGGAAACGCATCCGTAGGTCGATTTAGCGACGGTGAAATTAGTGTTCAAATTAATGAAAACGTTAGAGGAAGTGATGTATTTATAATTCAATCTACTTGTTTTCCGACTAATGATAATATTATGGAGCTCGTTGTAATGATAGATGCTTTTAGAAGAGCTTCGGCTGGTAGAATCACTGCAGTGATTCCATATTTTGGGTATTCACGTCAAGACCGACGTGTAAGATCTGCACGAGTTCCAATTACAGCCAAAGTTGTCGCTGATTTTTTATCTAGTATTGGAGTAGATCGTGTATTAACAGTAGATCTGCATGCCGAACAAATTCAAGGTTTTTTTGATGTACCTGTAGATAATGTATTCGGTAGTTTAATTCTTTTAGAAGATATGTTACAAAGAGAGCTAAAAAACCCTATTGTTGTATCACCCGATATTGGTGGAGTTGTGAGAGCGAGGGCAATCGCAAAACTTCTTTATGATACTGATATGGCAATTATAGATAAAAGAAGACCTCATCCTAATATTTCTCAAGTAATGAACATTATTGGAGATGTCGCAAATCGAGATTGTATTTTAGTAGACGATATGATAGATACTGGAGGGACTCTTTGTAAAGCTGCTGAAGCACTAAAAGAAAGAGGGGCTAAAAGAGTTTTTGCATATGCTACACATCCTATTTTTTCAGGCAAAGCATCAGAAAATTTAAAAAATTCCGTTATTGATGAAGTTGTTGTATGCGATACAATCCCATTGCCAGAAAACATCAGATTACTACCAAACGTACGTACTCTTACATTAGCTGGAATGCTAGCGGAAGCTATAAGACGAATCAGCAATGAAGAATCTATTTCTGCAATGTTTGAACATTAA